From Rhinolophus sinicus isolate RSC01 linkage group LG15, ASM3656204v1, whole genome shotgun sequence, the proteins below share one genomic window:
- the SLC35G6 gene encoding LOW QUALITY PROTEIN: solute carrier family 35 member G6 (The sequence of the model RefSeq protein was modified relative to this genomic sequence to represent the inferred CDS: inserted 4 bases in 2 codons; deleted 2 bases in 1 codon; substituted 1 base at 1 genomic stop codon), translated as MKTQLGKHRYKASRVGXSVKIGPPPPQEGSSEEPPTPISGRFQXRTPPPLQSGHNGWSSEGPRAPEPGGEEEVQGKMAGSHRYFNLPDFTQPSPPSTSPSLLSHQCCRPSDATKGLLVALLGGGLLAGFVGPFSRMAYHTSHFPSLELLICRCLFHLPIALLLKLRGDPLLGPPDVRXHALLNVLSIGCAYSAVQVVPAGNAATIRKGSSTVCSALLALCLESQGLSGYDWCGLLDSTLGLIIIVGPGLGTLQEETTGLYIAMGYVLTFLGGLALSLGLLVYSSLNFSSCLPTVAFLFGLVGLVGSLPGLFLLQTAVLPNDPLSWSCVGAVGILALVSFACVSYAVTKAHPAPVCAVLHSEVVVALMLQYYVLCETVAPSDIMGAGVVLGSIAIITAQNLSCEREGQVEE; from the exons ATGAAAACGCAGCTTG GGAAACATAGATATAAAGCAAGCAGAGTTGG CAGTGTGAAAATaggcccacccccacctcaggaAGGTTCCAGTGAAGAA CCACCAACCCCCATCTCAGGAAGGTTCCAGTGAagaaccccacccccactccaatCAGGTCACAATGGCTGGAGCTCTGAAGGGCCCAGGGCCCCTGAgccaggaggagaggaagaagtcCAAGGAAAGATG GCTGGCAGTCACCGCTACTTCAACCTGCCCGACTTCACCCAGCCATCGCCACCCTCCACTTCGcccagcctcctctcccaccAGTGCTGCCGGCCCTCCGATGCCACCAAGGGTCTGCTTGTGGCCCTGCTGGGTGGGGGCCTGCTGGCTGGCTTTGTGGGCCCCTTCTCCCGTATGGCTTACCACACTTCCCACTTCCCCTCACTGGAGCTGCTCATCTGTCGATGCCTCTTCCACCTTCCCATTGCCCTACTACTTAAACTGCGCGGTGACCCACTGTTGGGACCTCCCGATGTCCG GCACGCCCTGCTCAATGTCCTCAGCATTGGATGCGCCTACAGTGCTGTTCAGGTGGTACCTGCTGGCAATGCTGCCACCATCCGGAAAGGTTCTTCCACTGTCTGCTCTGctctccttgccctctgcctTGAGAGTCAGGGTCTCAGCGGCTATGACTGGTGTGGCCTGTTGGACAGCACCTTGGGACTAATCATCATTGTGGGACCTGGACTAGGGACACTGCAGGAGGAGACCACGGGCCTTTACATCGCCATGGGCTATGTGCTCACTTTCCTAGGTGGCCTAGCACTATCGCTGGGGCTTCTGGTATATAGCTCCCTGAACTTCTCCTCCTGCCTACCGACAGTGGCCTTCCTGTTTGGCTTGGTGGGGCTGGTGGGCTCCTTACCGGGCCTCTTTCTGCTGCAGACCGCCGTGCTGCCCAATGATCCTCTGAGTTGGAGCTGTGTAGGAGCAGTGGGGATCCTCGCCCTGGTCTCCTTTGCGTGTGTGAGCTATGCGGTCACCAAGGCTCACCCTGCCCCGGTGTGCGCTGTCCTGCACTCTGAGGTGGTGGTGGCCCTGATGCTGCAGTATTATGTGCTCTGTGAGACTGTGGCACCTTCTGACATCATGGGGGCAGGGGTAGTATTGGGCAGCATTGCCATCATCACCGCCCAGAACCTCAGCTGTGAGAGGGAAGGGCAGGTGGAGGAGTGA